One stretch of Flavobacterium sp. 9 DNA includes these proteins:
- a CDS encoding DUF6734 family protein — MKQRHKMIYSLDVRPITNNRWNMGDKLKETIYMTALSVLYSHLWYDEIELYVDEVGFKFLYMLPCAVTKVHNDNRIELWMKSKINAMELQTKPFVHVDTDIFIKKKIDFSFDDVIVERKEDTYEIHYKKQVEFFNKYTNNLPYWHNNLGYSYNCGIFGFNDLKLRDEFIKSYYDLEKIYVENQNNFSVLKQEGYETCILIEQYTLASLLNYKNNDPTILLKGENITEQGKYADNIGYSHFFGMKKYEKYVVDEIELRLSKIFPYWYMQIKNALEKEGVVANNLQFV, encoded by the coding sequence ATGAAACAACGACACAAGATGATTTATAGCCTTGATGTGCGTCCTATAACAAATAATCGATGGAATATGGGAGACAAACTAAAGGAAACTATATACATGACTGCTCTAAGTGTCTTATATAGTCATTTGTGGTATGATGAAATTGAGCTTTATGTAGATGAAGTTGGCTTTAAGTTTTTGTATATGCTTCCTTGTGCGGTTACCAAAGTGCATAATGACAACAGAATTGAACTTTGGATGAAATCTAAAATTAATGCTATGGAACTACAAACAAAACCATTTGTTCACGTAGACACCGACATATTTATAAAGAAAAAAATAGATTTTAGTTTTGATGATGTAATAGTAGAACGCAAGGAAGATACTTATGAAATTCATTACAAGAAGCAAGTGGAATTTTTTAATAAATACACCAATAACTTGCCTTATTGGCATAACAATTTGGGCTATTCATATAATTGCGGAATATTCGGTTTTAACGATCTCAAGCTTCGCGATGAATTTATAAAAAGCTATTATGATTTGGAGAAAATATACGTTGAAAACCAAAACAACTTTTCTGTATTGAAACAAGAAGGTTATGAGACTTGTATTTTAATCGAACAATATACACTTGCATCGCTTTTGAATTATAAAAACAATGATCCTACAATATTATTGAAAGGAGAAAACATAACAGAACAAGGAAAATATGCAGATAATATTGGGTATTCTCATTTTTTTGGAATGAAAAAATATGAAAAATATGTTGTTGACGAGATTGAACTTCGGCTCTCTAAAATATTTCCGTATTGGTATATGCAAATAAAAAACGCATTAGAGAAAGAAGGTGTTGTGGCGAATAATCTGCAGTTTGTTTAG
- a CDS encoding DUF4157 domain-containing protein, with translation MREFEQKKIANSSPSPFFGPKIQKKLTTGTPGDKFETEADNVADKVVNKRKTGGLLQSRSEEAVQQKPISETISSVQKQDLAQEKLLQKKGKEKEEDKKVQKKSDKDEDKKVQKKGEKEDDKKVQKKSDKEEDKKVQKKGEKEDDKKVQKKSDKEEDKKVQKKGEKEDDKKVQKKSDKEEDKKVQKKGGKEDDKKVQKKCADCEGEDKKAQKKEEKKEEKKPVQAKSKDSNTVNEGVESDLNSSKGGGNGMDKNTKQEMESGFGADFSNVNIHTDSKAVKMSEELGAQAFTHGNDVYFNKGKYNPESKEGKHLLAHELTHTIQQTGSKTTNNVQKLSDSDCGTTTTLTLSGSCSDYHNTCYTETFIPSKSDALKIVIDVDYMEPPASWIKEDFSAQVIKCGRFDDTNIGSKRLSPDNIPSTLEFKIASVTPGDKYFIRIYSRSSSALKSSYSVSQ, from the coding sequence ATGAGAGAATTTGAACAAAAAAAAATAGCTAACTCCTCTCCTTCTCCTTTTTTTGGACCAAAAATCCAAAAGAAACTAACTACAGGAACTCCCGGAGATAAGTTTGAAACCGAAGCCGATAATGTTGCTGATAAAGTCGTTAACAAACGTAAAACTGGCGGTTTATTGCAATCAAGAAGCGAAGAAGCTGTGCAGCAAAAACCTATTTCAGAAACCATTTCATCGGTTCAAAAACAAGATTTGGCACAAGAAAAACTTTTACAAAAAAAGGGCAAAGAAAAAGAAGAAGACAAAAAAGTCCAAAAGAAATCTGATAAAGACGAAGATAAAAAAGTACAGAAAAAGGGCGAAAAAGAAGACGACAAGAAAGTCCAAAAAAAATCTGACAAGGAAGAAGACAAAAAAGTTCAGAAAAAAGGCGAAAAAGAGGACGACAAAAAAGTCCAAAAGAAATCCGATAAAGAAGAGGATAAAAAAGTTCAGAAAAAAGGCGAAAAAGAGGACGACAAGAAAGTCCAAAAGAAATCCGATAAGGAAGAAGATAAAAAAGTTCAGAAAAAGGGCGGAAAAGAAGACGACAAGAAAGTCCAAAAAAAATGTGCTGATTGTGAGGGCGAAGACAAAAAGGCTCAGAAAAAAGAAGAAAAAAAGGAAGAGAAAAAACCGGTTCAGGCAAAATCAAAAGATTCGAACACTGTAAATGAAGGAGTTGAAAGTGACCTTAACAGCTCAAAAGGCGGTGGAAATGGAATGGACAAAAACACAAAGCAAGAAATGGAATCTGGTTTTGGAGCTGATTTTAGTAATGTAAACATCCACACAGACAGCAAAGCCGTTAAAATGAGCGAAGAGTTGGGCGCACAGGCTTTTACGCATGGTAATGATGTTTATTTTAATAAAGGAAAATACAACCCGGAATCCAAAGAAGGAAAACATTTGCTTGCGCATGAACTCACACATACGATACAGCAAACAGGCAGCAAGACAACAAATAATGTTCAAAAACTATCAGATTCGGATTGTGGTACAACAACAACCTTAACTTTATCCGGCTCGTGTTCTGATTATCACAATACCTGTTATACAGAAACTTTTATCCCTTCTAAAAGTGATGCTTTAAAAATAGTTATTGATGTAGATTATATGGAACCTCCTGCCTCCTGGATTAAAGAAGATTTCAGTGCTCAGGTTATAAAATGTGGTCGGTTCGATGACACTAATATAGGTTCAAAAAGACTATCGCCGGATAATATTCCTTCGACCTTAGAATTTAAGATTGCAAGTGTTACTCCCGGAGATAAATATTTCATTAGAATATATTCAAGATCCAGTTCAGCTTTAAAATCAAGTTATAGTGTAAGTCAATAA
- a CDS encoding DUF4157 domain-containing protein, translated as MPVLTKKTNTNPSHSASHHDKGKESFFGVQAKLNIGKSNDKFEVEADRVADQVVANKQTAKADTFFSPSPVVQKRLAGNVQKQEEQNKQIQRKTVAQTITPIVQLKEELIQNKLDSRIPEKREINPAFSSKTLIQHKLEDKVQKKEETIQKKTEVKKTETASKKTLSLKPLIQNKNKGEEENLQQKKEEDKQGKDEDKQIQKSPSGDANPSDNSNLESNLNSSKGGGSPLSGKVKSEMESGIGADFSNVRIHNDSNAVQMNKQLGAQAFATGNNIYFNEGKYNPNSKDGKHLLAHELTHTVQQGAAIRKKAEPISPAPEMIQGSLLSFAIPDFIKNNVRHVPGYTLLTVVAGYDPLNDVNVERNAINLIEGFMGLVPFGTAIFDKLQEYGIIDRVFDWVNTRLSELGLSMDSLLKLVQDAWDESSVTTFIDVARTKFNDLVNRVTTFATSLVDQVITWIKEALIGVAEPLLAENKAWSLIKKIIKYDPLRDVAVNSTTVEILEDFLILIDKQTELEQMREKGTLQKTADWLDTQVGTFNSLLGELRGLITAAWNAIQPANLANIGDSLSALATQAGTFLQKVWDFASGVALKVLELVKDSLLGWLSSQAATVRGYSLVKVIIGKDPFTQEAVPRTIPNLIRGFMSLMDGGEEQYAQMVESGAIARIAGEVEAAVAALNMTPQSIIQLFTDIWDSMTINDLIHPLDAFLRIIDKFGEPIGRLIAFVAEIVRIVIIAILEIMNFPFDLIGNIITRALEAIEDIKKDPIGFLKNILRALKQGFIQFFDNIVTHLINGVTGWLMSELKDANIPVLTDFSLRGVIAWVLQVLNISMEKIWEKLAAHPRIGAARVARIRSAINTLEGIWTFIKDVQERGMAAIWDKIQEQLSNLWNTVLDAVKNFVMERIVNRITARLLSMLDPTGIMAVINGAMAFFNAIQSFIKYLREMLEVVNSFVNGVADLARGNVATAANYLERTMGQAMPVVIGFLANQVGLTGIGARIGEMIISVQQMVDEALTWLVNQAVDRGMALLDRVMGRSQPEAATAGGPIAGALAEINSESEKEKDGGQITQEEAEAVKNKVNTDHANVINISSVTDGGENWDFTYVQRSVIHISKSGAEINIQDLLLDKPNDTYYLVTAKNAATQQLTMKILNHPTSTIAYNTSTINEGIAQGTWEKLIPGGSSPVSIGQHIKAPYITGSYVAEIVEPERQGLVSYRFRRQSGKFSTVFSNFVTKISTGEIIIINEDNEYLRSQTPSPEIQSWAQSLLPSTAPDPAFLSLTVDGTAHADHIIPFATIVQMSDFNFLTTEQKIAVLNLIDNFAALSPRANSSKGSKSYSQWTRHAELNIPVDTGFRRTMMRRETQARAALVAKINEFLRLNTPP; from the coding sequence ATGCCAGTCTTAACCAAAAAAACAAATACGAATCCTTCGCACTCCGCGTCACATCATGACAAGGGGAAGGAATCTTTTTTTGGGGTACAGGCAAAATTGAATATAGGAAAATCTAACGATAAATTTGAAGTTGAAGCCGATAGAGTTGCAGACCAAGTGGTTGCTAATAAACAAACAGCAAAAGCAGACACTTTCTTTTCGCCATCGCCGGTAGTACAAAAAAGATTGGCAGGTAATGTTCAAAAACAAGAAGAGCAAAACAAACAAATTCAGCGAAAAACTGTAGCCCAAACCATAACACCTATTGTACAGCTAAAAGAGGAATTAATTCAAAATAAACTCGATTCCAGAATACCGGAAAAACGAGAAATCAATCCGGCTTTTTCTTCAAAAACTTTAATTCAGCATAAACTCGAAGATAAAGTTCAGAAGAAAGAGGAGACAATTCAGAAAAAGACAGAAGTCAAAAAAACAGAAACTGCCTCAAAAAAAACACTTTCACTTAAACCTTTAATCCAAAATAAAAATAAAGGAGAAGAAGAAAATTTACAACAGAAAAAAGAAGAAGATAAACAAGGCAAAGACGAGGATAAACAAATACAAAAAAGCCCTTCCGGCGATGCCAATCCTAGTGATAATTCTAATTTAGAATCCAATTTAAACAGCAGTAAAGGCGGCGGTTCTCCTCTATCCGGAAAAGTAAAATCCGAAATGGAATCAGGCATTGGAGCCGATTTCAGCAATGTTCGCATACACAATGATTCCAATGCTGTTCAAATGAATAAGCAATTGGGTGCGCAGGCTTTTGCAACGGGAAACAATATTTATTTTAACGAAGGAAAATACAATCCAAATTCAAAAGACGGTAAACATTTACTCGCCCACGAATTAACACATACAGTACAGCAAGGAGCAGCTATTAGAAAAAAAGCGGAACCAATCTCCCCTGCTCCCGAAATGATTCAGGGTTCGTTATTGTCCTTTGCGATTCCTGATTTTATAAAAAACAACGTCAGACATGTTCCCGGTTATACGCTTCTTACAGTTGTAGCAGGTTACGATCCATTGAATGATGTAAATGTCGAAAGAAATGCCATTAATCTTATCGAAGGGTTTATGGGATTGGTTCCTTTTGGGACAGCCATATTCGATAAATTGCAAGAATATGGTATTATTGATCGCGTTTTTGATTGGGTCAATACTCGTTTGAGCGAATTGGGTCTTAGTATGGATTCGTTACTCAAACTCGTTCAGGATGCCTGGGACGAATCTTCGGTTACAACTTTTATAGATGTTGCCAGAACTAAATTTAATGACTTAGTAAATCGCGTAACTACTTTCGCAACTTCGCTTGTTGATCAGGTAATTACCTGGATAAAAGAAGCTTTAATTGGTGTTGCAGAACCTTTACTTGCAGAAAACAAAGCGTGGTCATTAATCAAAAAAATAATCAAATACGATCCGCTTCGCGATGTGGCAGTCAATTCAACAACGGTCGAAATATTAGAAGATTTCTTAATCCTGATAGACAAGCAAACAGAGCTTGAGCAAATGCGTGAAAAAGGCACGCTTCAAAAAACTGCTGACTGGCTTGATACTCAGGTTGGAACTTTCAATTCTTTATTAGGTGAACTTCGCGGACTTATAACTGCAGCCTGGAATGCCATTCAGCCTGCAAATCTGGCAAACATTGGCGATAGTCTTTCTGCGCTTGCCACTCAGGCGGGAACATTCCTGCAAAAGGTTTGGGATTTTGCCTCAGGCGTAGCGCTAAAAGTATTAGAACTTGTTAAGGATTCACTATTAGGATGGCTGTCTTCGCAAGCTGCAACTGTAAGAGGTTATTCGCTTGTGAAAGTAATTATTGGTAAAGATCCTTTTACACAAGAAGCTGTACCACGTACAATTCCAAATCTAATAAGAGGATTTATGAGCCTCATGGATGGCGGAGAAGAACAATATGCACAAATGGTTGAATCTGGTGCAATAGCCAGAATTGCAGGCGAAGTTGAAGCCGCAGTAGCAGCGCTCAACATGACGCCACAATCAATAATACAGCTCTTTACTGATATTTGGGATTCGATGACTATCAATGATCTTATTCATCCGCTAGATGCTTTCTTGAGAATCATTGACAAATTTGGAGAACCTATTGGCCGACTAATCGCTTTTGTGGCAGAAATTGTCAGAATTGTAATTATAGCCATTCTCGAAATCATGAATTTCCCTTTTGACCTCATCGGAAATATCATTACAAGAGCATTAGAAGCTATTGAAGACATCAAGAAAGATCCAATTGGTTTCTTGAAAAATATATTGCGAGCGCTTAAACAAGGATTTATACAATTCTTTGACAATATTGTAACCCATTTAATCAATGGTGTAACCGGCTGGCTGATGAGCGAGTTGAAAGATGCCAATATTCCGGTACTTACTGATTTCTCTCTACGCGGTGTTATTGCCTGGGTATTACAAGTGCTGAATATCTCGATGGAAAAAATCTGGGAAAAACTTGCCGCACATCCTCGAATTGGTGCTGCAAGAGTTGCCAGAATCCGCAGCGCGATTAATACGCTCGAAGGCATCTGGACATTTATAAAAGATGTTCAGGAACGCGGTATGGCGGCCATTTGGGATAAAATACAAGAACAGCTTAGTAATTTATGGAATACCGTTCTCGATGCTGTGAAAAACTTTGTCATGGAACGCATTGTGAATAGAATTACCGCTAGGCTTTTAAGCATGTTAGATCCAACCGGAATCATGGCGGTGATAAACGGCGCTATGGCTTTCTTTAATGCGATACAAAGTTTTATAAAATACTTACGTGAAATGCTCGAAGTTGTCAATTCGTTTGTCAACGGAGTTGCAGATCTTGCCCGAGGTAATGTCGCCACAGCAGCCAATTATCTCGAAAGAACAATGGGACAAGCTATGCCTGTCGTAATAGGATTCCTGGCAAATCAGGTTGGCTTAACCGGAATTGGCGCAAGAATTGGCGAAATGATTATTTCTGTACAACAAATGGTTGATGAAGCGCTTACATGGTTGGTGAATCAAGCTGTTGACAGAGGAATGGCTTTATTGGACAGAGTAATGGGAAGAAGCCAACCTGAAGCAGCAACAGCAGGTGGCCCAATTGCGGGAGCTTTAGCTGAAATTAATAGTGAATCTGAAAAAGAAAAAGACGGAGGACAAATTACTCAGGAAGAAGCAGAGGCAGTTAAAAATAAAGTCAATACCGATCATGCTAATGTTATTAATATTTCATCTGTTACCGATGGTGGAGAAAATTGGGATTTCACCTATGTTCAGAGGTCTGTTATACACATTTCTAAATCAGGAGCTGAAATAAATATTCAAGATTTGTTGTTGGATAAACCAAATGATACCTATTATTTAGTTACTGCAAAAAATGCAGCTACACAACAATTAACAATGAAAATTTTAAATCACCCTACTTCAACTATTGCCTATAATACCTCAACTATAAATGAAGGTATTGCACAAGGAACTTGGGAAAAACTCATTCCGGGAGGCAGCTCACCTGTAAGTATTGGACAACATATTAAAGCTCCTTATATAACAGGATCTTATGTAGCTGAAATAGTAGAACCAGAAAGACAAGGTTTAGTTTCTTATAGATTCCGTAGACAAAGTGGTAAATTCAGTACTGTATTTAGTAATTTTGTTACCAAAATAAGTACTGGAGAAATAATCATTATAAATGAAGATAATGAATATTTGAGAAGCCAAACGCCTTCTCCGGAAATACAATCTTGGGCACAATCCCTATTACCATCTACTGCTCCAGACCCTGCCTTTTTATCGTTAACTGTTGACGGTACTGCACATGCGGATCATATTATACCATTTGCAACAATTGTACAAATGTCTGATTTTAACTTTCTGACTACTGAACAAAAAATTGCTGTTTTAAACTTAATAGACAACTTTGCCGCATTAAGCCCCAGAGCAAATTCATCAAAAGGTTCAAAATCGTATTCACAATGGACTCGTCACGCTGAATTGAATATTCCTGTTGATACTGGATTTAGAAGAACGATGATGAGAAGAGAAACTCAGGCAAGGGCTGCGCTTGTTGCTAAGATTAATGAATTTTTAAGATTAAATACACCACCATAA